In a single window of the Neodiprion virginianus isolate iyNeoVirg1 chromosome 1, iyNeoVirg1.1, whole genome shotgun sequence genome:
- the LOC124297566 gene encoding kinesin-like protein KIF2A isoform X14 — translation MFQYLFVFQDSSGEEDDGVDEYENQDEGSLGRSGAQQTTRNGLSSATLPVRVTSRLSNTTRASIPVKGKSVPNRQITRAGRPTNIIPPITSVNGHGDSISGLTRRELENIPPTPVTPAPSSASTVAMSKQKQLQIQQAQQQQLQIQQQQQQLQQQQAAQIENGRGRRSNVVKEVERLKKNREERRQRQAELKEEKEALMNLDPGNPNWEFLAMIREYQNTIDFRPLRDTDAVEDHQITVCVRKRPLNRKEVNRKEVDVISVPSKDQMVVHEPKAKVDLTKYLENQLFRFDYAFDETCTNEIVYKYTAKPLVQTIFEGGMATCFAYGQTGSGKTHTMGGDFNGKTQDCKKGIYAMVAKDVFKYLKSTKYRPLNLIISASFFEIYSGKVFDLLAEKEKLRVLEDGKQQVQIVGLTEKVVESCDEVLKLIQHGNSARTSGQTSANANSSRSHAVFQIIARTPGTHKVHGKFSLIDLAGNERGADTSSANRQTRMEGAEINKSLLALKECIRALGRKGTHLPFRASKLTQVLRDSFIGEKSKTCMIAMISPGMSSCEHSLNTLRYADRVKELAATDPTEVKAPSTDDDERGLKIEDHSNNSVLSDSDLAQLRSLNEGELSQDLYTFHEAVSALQLLEEEVLDTHKLVVDNTTRFLNDAHSVFSATHEVDYDQEDTHAMTKANSIFTLSHNWRGSNATLNTTLSINDKLNNNPDYDSHSNLNSSTQISGKNSYNSPWKDELNFENSKNSDSDQDKLEAESEKKYSETLSTVSINTMHNKTFSDRTTPPHKKCETRRSTISGIKKYSKYNWAGTFDNKAKKKISFMESSLSKSITAEGNVESREMSDKNECRTTEKKTMNFTINPTSECNSCNSYEDDSLKVNDKFSDELKYTKFSNIDRTSDSKLNNMIESDLIFPPVTDNSYFIKNDASPARINIFTDCSDKNLEMPSILKSTANTASSILKVNQQMKNRCHIKLDTLQPNFNTSVPEKGPIDSGFERTSTLVKKCVLKKSIDSNIAEISVVESQIEDPKLTKKSLCRKLFQFASNLIINVILFTLLPAVYIAFFAYLHSVNE, via the exons ATGTTCCAGTATTTATTCGTCTTTCAG GACTCTTCCGGTGAGGAGGACGACGGCGTTGACGAGTACGAAAACCAGGATGAAGGCTCGCTCGGACGTTCCGGTGCTCAACAAACCACGAGAAATGGTCTTAGCTCGGCAACCCTGCCTGTACGAGTTACATCTCGGCTTTCG AATACTACGAGAGCGTCTATTCCAGTCAAAGGTAAGT CCGTTCCAAATAGACAAATCACTCGAGCGGGGCGGCCGACAAATATAATTCCACCCATTACATCTGTGAACGGACATGGTGATTCCATCTCAGGTCTTACTCGACGGGAATTGGAGAATATCCCACCAACTCCGGTAACACCAGCACCATCAAGTGCTTCCACTGTGGCAATGAGCAAGCAGAAACAATTGCAGATACAACAGGCTCAACAGCAGCAATTGCAAattcaacaacaacaacaacaactacaacaacaacaagCTGCCCAAATCGAAAATGGAAGAGGTAGACGGTCGAACGTTGTCAAGGAGGTGGAAAGGCTAAAAAAGAACAGAGAAGAGAGGAGGCAGCGACAAGCAGAGCtgaaggaggaaaaagaagcATTAATGAACTTGGATCCTGGAAATCCAAATTGGGAATTCCTTGCTATGATTAG GGAGTATCAAAACACCATAGACTTTAGACCACTGCGAGACACAGACGCCGTAGAAGACCATCAAATAACCGTTTGTGTTCGAAAACGTCCGTTAAATCGTAAGGAGGTGAATCGTAAAGAAGTGGACGTTATAAGTGTTCCCAGTAAAGATCAGATGGTCGTTCACGAACCAAAAGCAAAGGTTGATTTAAccaaatatttggaaaatcaACTGTTCAGATTTGATTACGCTTTTGATGAAACTTGTACCAATGAAATAGTCTACAAATATACAGCCAAGCCATTAGTACAAACTATCTTTGAGGGTGGAATGGCTACTTGTTTTGCTTATGGTCAAACCGGAAGCGGTAAGACTCATACGATGGGTGGAGACTTCAATGGAAAAACTCAGGACTGCAAGAAAGGAATATATGCTATGGTCGCTAAAGACGTTTTCAAGTATTTAAAGTCCACTAAATATCGTCCACTGAATTTGATAATCTCTGCAAGTTTTTTTGAGATTTATTCAGGCAAAGTTTTTGACCTGCTCgctgaaaaagaaaagctcCGAGTACTGGAGGACGGGAAACAACAG gTCCAGATAGTTGGACTGACTGAAAAAGTTGTGGAATCTTGTGATGAAGTactgaaattaattcaacatGGAAACAGTGCCAGAACTAGCGGGCAAACTAGCGCCAATGCTAACTCTTCGAGGTCGCATGCTGTCTTTCAAATAATTGCGCGGACACCAGGAACCCACAAGGTTCATGGAAAGTTTTCTCTAATCGATCTTGCCGGTAATGAAAGGGGAGCTGATACATCGTCAGCTAACAGACAAACCA GAATGGAAGGTGCTGAAATCAACAAATCACTGCTAGCGCTCAAAGAATGTATCCGTGCACTGGGACGTAAGGGTACACATTTGCCATTCAGAGCTAGTAAGCTAACTCAGGTTCTGCGAGATAGTTTTATcggagaaaaatcaaaaacttgTATG ATCGCTATGATCAGCCCAGGAATGAGCTCCTGCGAACATTCTCTTAATACATTACGGTACGCAGACAGAGTTAAGGAACTAGCTGCAACAGATCCAACAGAAGTAAAGGCACCATCGACAGATGACGATGAACGAGGTTTAAAGATAGAAGACCATTCGAACAACAGCGTTCTATCGGACAGTGATTTAGCACAGCTGAGATCACTCAat GAGGGAGAGTTATCGCAGGACTTATATACTTTCCATGAAGCAGTATCTGCGCTACAGTTATTAGAGGAAGAAGTTTTGGACACGCATAAGCTTGTGGTTGACAATACAACTCGGTTTTTAAACGATGCGCACAGCGTTTTCAGTGCGACACACGAGGTGGACTATGATCAGGAAG ATACTCACGCAATGACAAAGGCTAATTCAATCTTCACATTAAGCCACAACTGGAGAGGCAGCAATGCAACATTAAACACGACGCTCAGtataaatgataaattgaataacaatCCAGATTACGATAGTCATTCTAATTTGAATTCGTCGACACAAATTTCTGGTAAGAACTCCTATAATTCTCCTTGGAAAGATGagttaaattttgaaaattcaaaaaattctgacAGTGATCAAGATAAGCTTGAAGCTGAATCTGAAAAGAAATACAGCGAAACTCTTAGCACTGTATCCATCAACACCATGCATAACAAGACGTTTTCCGATAGAACTACTCCGCCACACAAAAAATGCGAAACCAGAAGGTCAACCATTTCtggcataaaaaaatattccaaatatAATTGGGCTGGTACTTTTGATAATAAAgctaaaaaaaagatttcgtTCATGGAAAGTTCACTATCAAAATCAATCACAGCTGAAGGTAATGTTGAAAGTCGTGAAATGTCAGATAAGAATGAATGTAGAACAACTGAAAAGAAAACtatgaattttacaattaacCCAACATCAGAGTGTAACAGTTGTAATTCATATGAAGATGACTCTTTGAAAGTAAATGACAAATTTAGTGACGAGCTAAAGTATACtaagttttcaaatattgacaGAACGTCggattcaaaattgaataatatgaTCGAAAGTGATTTGATCTTTCCACCTGTAACTGATAATTcttatttcataaaaaatgatGCTTCCCCTGCTAGGATCAATATATTTACTGATTGCTCTGATAAAAATCTTGAAATGCCATCCATTTTAAAAAGTACGGCTAATACAGCGTCTTCGATTTTAAAAGTAAACCAAcagatgaaaaatcgatgtcATATTAAACTAGACACATTACAACCAAATTTTAACACATCTGTGCCAGAAAAGGGTCCAATAGATTCTGGGTTCGAACGCACTTCAACATTAGTAAAAAAGTGTgtcttgaaaaaatcaatagaCTCCAATATAGCTGAAATCTCAGTTGTTGAATCACAAATTGAAGACccgaaattaacgaaaaaaagtttgtgcagaaaattatttcaatttgcgTCAAACTTAATAATTAATGTGATTCTGTTTACATTGTTACCTGCAGTTTATATCGCGTTTTTTGCGTATTTACATAgtgtaaatgaataa